One genomic segment of Pseudomonas chlororaphis subsp. aurantiaca includes these proteins:
- the putA gene encoding trifunctional transcriptional regulator/proline dehydrogenase/L-glutamate gamma-semialdehyde dehydrogenase produces the protein MATTTLGVKLDDPTRERLKAAATSIDRTPHWLIKQAIFNYLEKLEGGATLTELSGSTRTDGDDAGEVQTDHAHQCFLEFAESILPQSVLRASITAAYRRPEPEVVPMLLEQARLPATMAEATNKLAATIAEKLRNQKSAGGRAGIVQGLLQEFSLSSQEGVALMCLAEALLRIPDKGTRDALIRDKISTGNWQPHLGNSPSLFVNAATWGLLLTGKLVATHNEAGLTSSLSRIIGKSGEPMIRKGVDMAMRLMGEQFVTGETIAEALANASKFEAKGFRYSYDMLGEAALTEHDAQKYLASYEQAIHSIGKASHGRGIYEGPGISIKLSALHPRYSRAQYERVMDELYPRLLSLTLLAKQYDIGLNIDAEEADRLELSLDLLERLCFEPQLTGWNGIGFVIQAYQKRCPYVIDYVIDLARRSRHRLMIRLVKGAYWDSEIKRAQVEGLEGYPVYTRKVYTDVSYIACARKLLSVPEVIYPQFATHNAHTLSAIYHIAGQNYYPGQYEFQCLHGMGEPLYEQVVGKVADGKLNRPCRVYAPVGTHETLLAYLVRRLLENGANTSFVNRIADQSISIQELVADPVSQIEQMATLEGGFGLPHPRIPLPRDLYGSERANSAGIDMANEHRLASLSCALLATAHNNWKAAPMLGCASSSEPPAQVLNPSDHRDVVGHVQEATVEDVDNAIQCALNAAPIWQATPPAERAAILERAADLMEGEIQPLMGLLAREAGKTFANAIAEVREAVDFLRYYAVQARNDFSNDAHRPLGPVVCISPWNFPLAIFSGQVAAALAAGNPVLAKPAEQTPLVAAQAVRLMLEAGIPEGVLQLLPGRGETVGARLVGDDRVKGVMFTGSTEVARLLQRNVAGRLDAQGRPIPLIAETGGQNAMIVDSSALTEQVVIDVVSSAFDSAGQRCSALRVLCLQEDSADRVIEMLKGAMAESRLGNPERLSVDIGPVIDAEAKAGIEKHIQAMRDKGRSVYQVAIADGEEIKRGTFVMPTLIELESFDELQREIFGPVLHVVRYKRKDIDQLIAQINASGYGLTLGVHTRIDETIAKVIDNVNAGNIYVNRNIVGAVVGVQPFGGEGLSGTGPKAGGPLYLYRLLSTRPTDAIEQSFARGDALNAPDVRLRDAMSKPLSALQAWAASNKLAELSALCVQFAAQSQSGVTRVLAGPTGERNSYAILPREHVLCLAEVEGDLLSQLAAVLAVGGSAVWPEGEPGKALYARLPKEVQARIQRVADWTKDEVVFDAVLHHGHSDQLRAVCQQVAKRAGAIVGVHGLSQGETAIALERLVIERALSVNTAAAGGNASLMTIG, from the coding sequence ATGGCTACCACCACCCTTGGGGTCAAACTCGACGACCCGACCCGCGAACGCCTGAAGGCCGCCGCGACCTCGATAGATCGCACGCCGCACTGGCTGATCAAGCAGGCAATTTTCAATTACCTGGAAAAACTCGAGGGTGGTGCAACCCTGACCGAGCTGAGCGGTTCGACCCGCACCGACGGCGATGACGCGGGCGAAGTGCAGACCGATCACGCCCACCAGTGCTTCCTCGAATTCGCCGAAAGCATCTTGCCGCAATCGGTGCTGCGCGCCTCGATCACCGCCGCCTACCGCCGCCCGGAACCGGAAGTGGTACCGATGCTGCTGGAGCAGGCGCGCCTGCCGGCCACCATGGCCGAAGCCACCAACAAGCTGGCCGCGACCATCGCCGAGAAACTGCGCAACCAGAAGAGCGCCGGCGGCCGTGCCGGCATCGTCCAGGGCCTGCTGCAAGAGTTCTCCCTGTCGTCCCAGGAAGGCGTGGCCCTGATGTGCCTGGCCGAAGCCCTGCTGCGCATCCCGGACAAAGGCACCCGTGACGCGCTGATCCGCGACAAGATCAGCACCGGCAACTGGCAGCCGCACCTGGGCAACAGCCCGTCGCTGTTCGTCAACGCCGCCACCTGGGGCCTGCTGCTGACCGGCAAACTGGTCGCCACCCATAACGAAGCCGGCCTGACCTCGTCCCTGAGCCGCATCATCGGCAAGAGCGGCGAGCCGATGATCCGCAAGGGCGTCGACATGGCCATGCGCCTGATGGGCGAGCAGTTCGTCACCGGCGAAACCATCGCCGAAGCCCTGGCCAACGCCAGCAAGTTCGAAGCCAAGGGCTTCCGTTATTCCTACGACATGCTCGGCGAAGCGGCACTGACCGAGCACGACGCGCAGAAATACCTGGCGTCCTACGAGCAGGCCATCCACTCGATCGGCAAGGCTTCCCACGGTCGCGGCATCTATGAAGGCCCGGGCATCTCGATCAAGCTCTCGGCCCTGCACCCGCGCTACAGCCGCGCCCAGTACGAGCGTGTGATGGACGAGCTGTACCCGCGCCTGCTGTCGCTGACCCTGCTGGCCAAGCAATACGACATCGGCCTGAACATCGACGCCGAAGAGGCCGACCGCCTGGAGCTGTCGCTGGATCTGCTCGAGCGCCTGTGCTTCGAGCCACAGCTGACCGGCTGGAACGGTATCGGCTTCGTGATCCAGGCCTACCAGAAGCGCTGCCCGTACGTGATCGACTACGTGATCGACCTGGCGCGCCGCAGCCGTCACCGCCTGATGATCCGCCTGGTGAAAGGCGCCTACTGGGACAGCGAGATCAAGCGCGCCCAAGTCGAAGGCCTGGAAGGCTATCCGGTCTACACCCGCAAGGTGTACACCGACGTTTCCTATATTGCCTGCGCCCGCAAGCTGCTGTCGGTACCGGAAGTCATCTACCCGCAGTTCGCCACCCACAACGCCCACACGCTGTCGGCCATCTACCACATTGCCGGTCAGAACTATTACCCGGGCCAGTACGAGTTCCAGTGCCTGCACGGCATGGGCGAACCGCTGTACGAACAGGTGGTAGGCAAGGTCGCCGATGGCAAGCTGAACCGTCCGTGCCGCGTGTACGCACCGGTCGGTACCCACGAAACCCTGCTGGCCTACCTGGTGCGCCGCCTGCTGGAAAACGGCGCCAACACCTCGTTCGTCAACCGCATCGCCGACCAATCCATCTCCATCCAGGAACTGGTGGCCGACCCGGTCAGCCAGATCGAGCAGATGGCGACCCTGGAAGGCGGCTTCGGCCTGCCGCATCCACGCATTCCATTGCCGCGTGACCTGTACGGCAGCGAGCGCGCCAACTCCGCCGGCATCGACATGGCCAACGAACACCGCCTGGCGTCGTTGTCCTGTGCCCTGCTGGCCACCGCCCACAACAACTGGAAAGCCGCGCCGATGCTCGGTTGCGCCTCCAGCAGCGAACCCCCGGCGCAGGTCTTGAACCCGTCCGATCACCGCGACGTGGTCGGCCATGTCCAGGAAGCCACGGTCGAAGACGTCGACAACGCCATCCAGTGCGCGCTGAACGCCGCGCCAATCTGGCAGGCCACGCCGCCGGCCGAGCGCGCGGCGATCCTCGAACGCGCCGCCGACCTGATGGAAGGCGAGATCCAGCCGCTGATGGGCCTGCTGGCCCGCGAAGCCGGCAAGACCTTTGCCAACGCCATCGCCGAAGTGCGCGAAGCCGTGGACTTCCTGCGCTACTACGCGGTGCAGGCACGCAACGACTTCAGCAACGACGCGCACCGCCCGCTGGGTCCGGTGGTCTGCATCAGCCCGTGGAACTTCCCGCTGGCGATCTTCAGCGGCCAGGTCGCCGCCGCCCTCGCCGCCGGCAACCCGGTCCTGGCCAAGCCAGCCGAACAGACACCTCTAGTCGCCGCGCAGGCCGTGCGCCTGATGCTCGAAGCCGGCATTCCGGAAGGTGTGCTGCAACTGCTGCCGGGCCGCGGCGAAACCGTCGGTGCCCGCCTGGTGGGCGACGATCGGGTCAAAGGCGTGATGTTCACCGGTTCCACCGAAGTCGCGCGCCTGCTGCAACGCAATGTCGCCGGCCGCCTGGATGCCCAGGGCCGGCCAATCCCGCTGATCGCCGAAACCGGTGGCCAGAACGCGATGATCGTCGACTCCTCGGCCCTGACCGAACAAGTGGTGATCGACGTCGTCTCCTCGGCCTTCGACAGCGCCGGCCAGCGTTGCTCGGCCCTGCGCGTACTGTGCCTGCAGGAAGACTCCGCCGACCGCGTGATCGAAATGCTCAAGGGCGCCATGGCAGAAAGTCGCCTGGGCAACCCCGAGCGCCTGTCCGTGGACATCGGCCCGGTGATCGACGCCGAAGCCAAGGCCGGCATCGAGAAACACATCCAGGCCATGCGCGACAAAGGCCGCAGCGTGTATCAGGTGGCGATCGCCGATGGCGAAGAAATCAAGCGCGGCACCTTCGTGATGCCGACTTTGATCGAGCTGGAAAGCTTCGACGAGCTGCAACGGGAGATCTTCGGTCCGGTGCTGCACGTGGTGCGCTACAAGCGCAAGGACATCGACCAGCTGATCGCGCAGATCAACGCCTCCGGCTATGGCCTGACCCTGGGCGTGCACACCCGCATCGACGAGACCATCGCCAAGGTGATCGACAACGTCAACGCCGGTAACATCTACGTCAACCGCAACATCGTCGGTGCCGTGGTCGGCGTGCAGCCATTCGGCGGCGAAGGCCTGTCGGGCACCGGTCCGAAAGCCGGTGGCCCGCTGTACCTGTACCGCCTGCTGTCGACCCGTCCGACCGACGCCATCGAGCAGTCGTTCGCCCGTGGCGACGCCCTGAACGCCCCGGACGTGCGCCTGCGCGATGCCATGAGCAAGCCGCTGAGCGCCCTGCAAGCCTGGGCTGCCAGCAACAAGCTGGCCGAGCTCAGCGCCCTGTGCGTGCAGTTCGCGGCGCAATCGCAGAGCGGTGTCACCCGCGTCCTGGCCGGCCCGACCGGCGAACGCAATAGCTATGCGATCCTGCCGCGTGAACACGTGCTGTGCCTGGCGGAAGTCGAAGGCGACTTGCTGAGCCAACTGGCTGCCGTCCTGGCCGTAGGCGGTTCGGCGGTCTGGCCGGAAGGCGAGCCGGGCAAGGCGCTCTACGCCCGCCTGCCGAAGGAAGTGCAAGCGCGCATCCAGCGCGTGGCCGACTGGACCAAGGACGAAGTGGTGTTCGATGCGGTCCTGCATCACGGCCACTCCGACCAGTTGCGCGCGGTCTGCCAGCAAGTGGCCAAGCGTGCCGGCGCCATCGTCGGGGTTCATGGCCTGTCGCAAGGCGAAACCGCGATTGCCCTGGAACGCCTGGTGATCGAGCGCGCCTTGAGCGTCAACACCGCGGCGGCCGGCGGCAACGCCAGCCTGATGACCATCGGCTGA
- a CDS encoding acyl-CoA dehydrogenase, whose translation MSETLLSSRNLAFELYEVLDAEGLTQRERFAEHNRETFDAALGTARSIAEKFFAPHNRKGDENEPRYEDGKAILIPEVKPAVDAFLEAGFLNAARSFEAGGMQLPTLLSQACFAHFQAANAASTSYPFLTMGAANLIESFGTDEQKRRFLQPMIDGRFFGTMALTEPHAGSSLSDIRTRAEPAADGTYRLKGNKIFISGGDHPLSENIVHMVLAKLPDAPAGVKGISLFIVPKFLVNDDGSLGPRNDVLLAGLFHKMGWRGTTSTALNFGDNGECVGYLVGRPHHGLSYMFQMMNEARIGVGMGAVMLGYAGYLYSLEYARERPQGRLPDSKDPNTAPVSIVQHADVKRMLLTQKAYVEGAFDLGLYAARLFDDTTTLPDEDQRKQAHELLDLLTPIVKSWPSEFCLKANELAIQILGGHGYTREYPVEQYYRDNRLNPIHEGTHGIQSLDLLGRKLAQNGGAGLKQLIRLIADTSERAQAHEALTVLRQPLEKLVARLQAVTIGLLTDLAQGKVNSSLANSALYLKAFGHAVIGWRWLEQAIRAQEGLAKGNAADVGFYKGKLQAARYFLTWEVPACHHELALLEARDDTCLGMQDEWF comes from the coding sequence ATGTCCGAGACGCTGCTCAGTTCCCGCAATCTGGCTTTCGAGCTGTATGAAGTCCTCGATGCCGAGGGCCTGACCCAGCGCGAACGGTTCGCCGAGCACAACCGGGAAACCTTCGACGCCGCCCTTGGCACCGCGCGCAGCATCGCCGAGAAGTTCTTCGCCCCGCACAACCGCAAGGGCGATGAAAACGAGCCGCGTTACGAAGACGGCAAGGCGATCCTGATTCCGGAAGTGAAACCCGCGGTCGATGCCTTTCTCGAAGCCGGCTTCCTCAACGCCGCGCGCAGCTTCGAGGCCGGCGGCATGCAGTTGCCGACGCTGTTGTCCCAGGCCTGCTTCGCCCACTTCCAGGCGGCCAACGCGGCCTCCACTTCCTACCCCTTCCTGACCATGGGCGCGGCCAACCTGATCGAAAGCTTCGGCACCGACGAGCAGAAACGGCGCTTCCTGCAACCGATGATCGACGGGCGCTTCTTCGGCACCATGGCCCTGACCGAACCCCACGCCGGCTCGTCGCTGTCGGACATCCGCACCCGCGCCGAACCGGCGGCGGACGGCACCTACCGGCTCAAGGGCAACAAGATCTTCATCTCCGGCGGCGATCACCCGCTGTCGGAGAACATCGTGCATATGGTGCTGGCCAAGCTGCCGGACGCGCCGGCCGGAGTGAAAGGCATTTCGCTGTTCATCGTGCCCAAGTTCCTGGTCAACGACGACGGCAGCCTGGGCCCGCGCAACGACGTGCTGCTGGCCGGGCTGTTCCACAAGATGGGCTGGCGCGGCACCACCTCCACGGCGCTGAACTTCGGCGATAACGGAGAGTGTGTGGGCTATCTGGTGGGCAGGCCGCACCACGGCCTGAGCTACATGTTCCAGATGATGAACGAGGCGCGGATCGGCGTCGGCATGGGCGCGGTGATGCTTGGCTACGCCGGCTACCTGTACTCTCTGGAATATGCCCGCGAACGCCCGCAAGGTCGCCTGCCGGACAGCAAGGACCCGAACACCGCGCCGGTGTCGATCGTCCAGCACGCCGACGTCAAGCGCATGCTGCTGACCCAGAAGGCCTATGTCGAAGGCGCTTTCGACCTCGGTCTGTACGCTGCGCGGCTGTTCGACGACACCACCACCCTGCCCGATGAAGACCAGCGCAAGCAGGCCCACGAACTGCTGGACCTGCTGACGCCCATCGTCAAATCCTGGCCCTCGGAGTTCTGCCTGAAAGCCAACGAACTGGCGATCCAGATCCTCGGTGGCCACGGCTACACCCGTGAATATCCGGTGGAACAGTACTACCGCGACAACCGCCTGAACCCGATCCATGAAGGCACCCACGGCATCCAGTCCCTGGACCTCCTGGGGCGCAAGCTGGCGCAGAACGGCGGCGCGGGCCTCAAGCAACTGATCCGCCTGATCGCCGACACCAGCGAGCGAGCCCAGGCCCACGAGGCCCTGACAGTGCTGCGCCAGCCGCTGGAAAAACTGGTGGCGCGCCTGCAGGCCGTGACCATCGGCCTGCTCACCGACCTGGCCCAGGGCAAGGTCAACAGCAGCCTGGCCAACTCGGCGCTGTACCTGAAAGCCTTCGGTCATGCGGTGATTGGTTGGCGCTGGCTGGAGCAGGCAATTCGCGCGCAGGAAGGCCTGGCCAAGGGCAACGCGGCGGATGTGGGGTTCTACAAGGGCAAGCTGCAGGCGGCGCGCTACTTCCTGACCTGGGAAGTGCCGGCCTGTCATCACGAACTGGCCTTGCTGGAAGCGCGGGACGATACCTGCCTGGGCATGCAGGACGAGTGGTTCTGA
- the msrA gene encoding peptide-methionine (S)-S-oxide reductase MsrA yields MVLRSEILVNKNVLPTKEQALPGRETPMTVPAEHFVNGNPLLGPFPGNVEFAIFGLGCFWGAERKFWQREGVFSTSVGYAGGFTPNPTYEEVCSGLTGHSEVVLVVYEPEKVSYQELLAMFWELHNPTQGMRQGNDIGTQYRSVIYATNPTQLEQAKASKKVFQAELTKAGLGAITTEIEEAPTFYYAEAYHQQYLAKNPEGYCGIGGTGVTCPI; encoded by the coding sequence ATGGTTCTGCGCTCGGAAATTCTGGTGAACAAAAACGTGCTACCTACCAAAGAACAAGCTCTGCCTGGCCGCGAAACCCCGATGACCGTGCCAGCCGAACACTTCGTCAACGGCAACCCGCTGCTGGGCCCATTCCCGGGCAACGTGGAATTCGCCATCTTCGGCCTGGGCTGCTTCTGGGGTGCGGAACGCAAGTTCTGGCAGCGCGAAGGCGTGTTCAGCACGTCGGTGGGCTACGCCGGCGGCTTTACCCCGAACCCGACCTACGAAGAAGTCTGCTCGGGCCTGACCGGCCACAGCGAAGTGGTGCTGGTGGTCTACGAGCCAGAGAAAGTCAGCTACCAGGAACTGCTGGCAATGTTCTGGGAACTGCACAACCCGACCCAGGGCATGCGCCAGGGCAACGACATCGGCACCCAGTACCGCTCGGTGATCTATGCCACCAACCCGACCCAGCTGGAACAGGCCAAGGCCAGCAAAAAAGTGTTCCAGGCCGAGCTGACCAAGGCCGGGCTGGGCGCCATCACCACGGAAATCGAAGAAGCCCCGACCTTCTACTACGCCGAGGCCTACCACCAGCAGTACCTGGCGAAGAATCCGGAAGGCTACTGCGGGATCGGCGGCACAGGCGTGACCTGCCCGATCTGA
- a CDS encoding 23S rRNA (adenine(2030)-N(6))-methyltransferase RlmJ, protein MNYRHAFHAGNHADVFKHLTLTRLIALMSRKEQPFAYLDSHAGIGLYDLQGDQANRTGEYLEGIARLWGEQDLPALTADYMAVLHKMNPDGELRYYPGSPELARRLTRPQDRVLLNEKHPEDGLLLKENMKGDRRVAVHLGEGWHVARALLPVAEKRAVMLIDPPFEQLDEMQRCAASLKEAIGRMRQTVAAIWYPVKDQRALRRFYQDLAGTGAPKLLRVELLVHPLDTPNSLNGSGLAIANPPWGLEEELRELLPWLAQKLGQTQGGWQMDWLIAE, encoded by the coding sequence ATGAACTATCGTCACGCCTTCCACGCCGGCAATCACGCCGACGTCTTCAAACACCTGACCCTGACCCGCCTCATCGCCCTGATGTCGCGCAAGGAGCAGCCGTTCGCCTACCTCGACAGCCATGCCGGCATCGGCCTGTACGACCTCCAGGGCGATCAGGCCAACCGCACCGGCGAGTACCTGGAAGGCATCGCGCGCCTGTGGGGCGAGCAGGACCTGCCAGCGCTGACCGCCGACTACATGGCGGTGCTGCACAAGATGAATCCCGATGGCGAGCTGCGTTATTACCCGGGTTCGCCCGAGCTGGCGCGGCGCCTGACCCGCCCCCAGGACCGCGTGTTGCTCAACGAGAAGCACCCGGAAGACGGGCTGCTGCTCAAGGAAAACATGAAGGGCGATCGCCGGGTGGCGGTGCACCTGGGCGAGGGCTGGCATGTGGCGCGGGCATTGTTGCCGGTGGCCGAGAAGCGCGCGGTGATGCTGATCGACCCGCCGTTCGAGCAGCTCGACGAGATGCAGCGTTGCGCCGCGTCGCTGAAAGAAGCCATCGGCCGGATGCGCCAGACCGTGGCGGCCATCTGGTACCCGGTCAAGGATCAGCGGGCGCTACGCCGCTTCTACCAGGACCTGGCCGGTACCGGCGCGCCGAAGCTTTTGCGTGTGGAGTTGCTGGTGCACCCGCTGGATACCCCCAACAGCCTGAACGGCTCGGGCCTGGCGATTGCCAACCCGCCGTGGGGGCTGGAAGAGGAGTTGCGCGAGCTGCTGCCGTGGCTGGCGCAGAAACTGGGCCAGACCCAGGGCGGCTGGCAGATGGATTGGCTGATCGCCGAATAA
- a CDS encoding cell division protein ZapA produces MRQGADGVKVVSILGEDYSIKAPAGEEQTLLDAALMLKATLAETKKKYPTLIGDRLLVLAAMNLCSQQLEMQKRHQQELDRYQEQVSATVEVISKTISQN; encoded by the coding sequence ATGAGGCAGGGTGCCGACGGGGTAAAAGTCGTCTCGATTCTCGGCGAGGACTACTCGATCAAGGCGCCGGCCGGGGAAGAGCAGACCCTGCTGGATGCCGCGTTGATGTTGAAGGCCACCCTGGCCGAGACCAAGAAAAAATACCCGACGCTGATCGGTGACCGCTTGCTGGTGCTGGCGGCGATGAACCTGTGTTCCCAGCAGTTGGAAATGCAAAAGCGCCATCAGCAGGAACTTGACCGTTACCAAGAGCAAGTCAGCGCCACGGTCGAAGTGATCTCCAAGACCATCAGCCAGAACTGA
- the putP gene encoding sodium/proline symporter PutP gives MSASNPTLITFVIYIAAMVLIGFMAYRSTNNLSDYILGGRSLGSVVTALSAGASDMSGWLLMGLPGAIYMSGLSESWIAIGLIVGAYLNWLFVAGRLRVQTEHNGDALTLPDYFSSRFEDKSGLLRIISAIVILVFFTIYCASGIVAGARLFESTFGMPYETALWAGAAATIAYTFVGGFLAVSWTDTVQATLMIFALLLTPIIVLLATGGVDTTFLAIEAQDPSNFDMLKNTTFIGIISLMGWGLGYFGQPHILARFMAADSVKSIANARRISMTWMILCLGGTVAVGFFGIAYFSAHPEVAGPVTENHERVFIELAKILFNPWIAGVLLSAILAAVMSTLSCQLLVCSSALTEDFYKAFLRKHASQLELVWVGRAMVLLVALVAIAMAANPENRVLGLVSYAWAGFGAAFGPVVLISVLWKGMTRDGALAGIIVGAVTVILWKHFNLLGLYEIIPGFIFASLAILLVSKMSAPSDGMVQRFEAAEKDYKLNH, from the coding sequence ATGAGTGCAAGCAATCCAACCTTGATCACGTTCGTGATCTACATCGCAGCTATGGTGCTGATCGGCTTCATGGCCTATCGCTCTACCAACAACCTTTCTGACTACATCCTCGGTGGCCGCAGCCTGGGTAGCGTGGTGACCGCGCTGTCCGCCGGCGCTTCCGACATGAGCGGCTGGTTGTTGATGGGCCTGCCGGGCGCCATCTATATGTCTGGCCTGTCCGAGAGCTGGATCGCCATCGGCCTGATCGTCGGTGCCTACCTGAACTGGCTGTTCGTCGCCGGTCGTCTGCGAGTACAAACCGAACACAACGGCGATGCATTGACGCTGCCGGACTACTTCTCCAGCCGCTTCGAGGACAAGAGCGGGCTGCTGCGGATCATCTCCGCGATCGTGATCCTGGTGTTCTTCACCATTTACTGCGCTTCCGGCATCGTCGCCGGTGCCCGTCTGTTCGAAAGCACCTTCGGCATGCCCTACGAGACCGCGCTGTGGGCCGGTGCCGCGGCGACCATCGCCTACACCTTCGTCGGTGGTTTCCTGGCAGTGAGCTGGACCGACACCGTACAAGCCACCCTGATGATCTTCGCCCTGCTGCTGACGCCGATCATCGTGCTGCTGGCCACTGGTGGCGTCGATACCACCTTCCTGGCGATCGAAGCTCAGGATCCAAGCAACTTCGACATGCTGAAAAACACCACCTTCATCGGGATCATCTCGCTGATGGGCTGGGGCCTGGGCTACTTCGGCCAGCCGCACATCCTGGCGCGCTTCATGGCCGCGGACTCGGTCAAGTCGATCGCCAACGCCCGCCGCATCTCCATGACCTGGATGATCCTGTGCCTGGGCGGCACCGTGGCCGTGGGCTTCTTCGGTATCGCCTACTTCTCGGCGCACCCGGAAGTGGCTGGTCCCGTGACCGAGAACCACGAGCGGGTGTTCATCGAACTGGCCAAGATCCTCTTCAATCCATGGATCGCCGGTGTGCTGCTGTCGGCCATCCTGGCGGCGGTGATGAGTACCCTGAGCTGCCAGCTGCTGGTGTGCTCCAGCGCCCTGACCGAAGACTTCTACAAAGCCTTCCTGCGTAAACATGCTTCCCAGCTGGAGCTGGTGTGGGTCGGTCGTGCCATGGTGCTGCTGGTTGCCCTGGTTGCCATCGCCATGGCCGCCAACCCGGAAAACCGCGTACTGGGCCTGGTCAGCTACGCCTGGGCCGGTTTCGGCGCGGCCTTCGGTCCTGTGGTGCTGATCTCGGTACTGTGGAAAGGCATGACCCGCGACGGCGCGCTGGCCGGCATCATCGTCGGCGCCGTGACCGTGATCCTGTGGAAGCACTTCAACCTGCTGGGCCTGTACGAAATCATCCCGGGCTTCATCTTCGCCAGCCTGGCCATCCTGCTGGTGAGCAAGATGAGCGCGCCGAGCGACGGCATGGTCCAGCGTTTCGAGGCTGCCGAGAAAGACTACAAGCTCAACCACTGA